Genomic DNA from Brenneria izadpanahii:
CGCTGGTTGAAGTGGTTAAACGCGTCATTCCGCAACTGCGTGGCGCTTATGGCATGGTGGTGCTGGATAGCCGCGATCCAAGCGTATTGGTTGCCGCCCGTTCAGGCAGCCCCTTGGTTATCGGCCGCGGTATGGGGGAAAACTTCATCGCGTCCGATCAGTTGGCGCTGCTGCCGGTTACCCGTCGCTTCATCTTCCTGGAAGAAGGCGATGTTGCTGAGATTACCCGTCGCGACGTTCGTATATTTGATAAATCCGGTAACCTTGCCGAACGTGAAGAGATTGAATCAAAAGTTAATTATGATGCCGGTGACAAAGGCGCTTACCGTCATTACATGCAAAAAGAGATCTATGAACAGCCGATGGCGATTAAGAACACCCTTGAAGGGCGCTTCAGCCACGGCGAGGTCAATCTTTCCGAATTAGGCCCGAAAGCCGACGAACTGCTATCGAAAGTACAGCATGTTCAAATTATCGCCTGCGGCACCTCGTACAATTCCGGTATGGTTTCACGCTATTGGTTTGAAGCGTTGGCGGGCGTTCCCTGCGATGTGGAAATCGCCTCTGAATTTCGTTATCGCAAACCGGCGGTTCGCCAAAATAGCCTGATGATTACCCTGTCCCAATCGGGTGAGACCGCCGATACGCTGGCGGCGTTGCGTTTGTCCAAGGAACTTGGCTATCTGGGATCGCTGGCTATTTGCAACGTGGCGGGATCGTCGCTGGTGCGCGAATCCGATCTGTCGCTGATGACCAAAGCGGGCGTTGAAATCGGCGTTGCTTCCACCAAAGCGTTTACCACCCAACTGACCGTGCTGCTGATGCTGGTGGCGCGTATCGGCCGTCTGCGCGGCATGGACGCTCAGGTTGAGCACGGCATTGTGCATAGCTTGCAGGCATTGCCGGCGCGGATTGAGCAAATGCTGTCGCAGGATAAACTCATCGAATCCCTGGCGGAAGGGTTCTCTGATAAGCATCATGCGCTGTTCCTGGGACGTGGCGATCAGTATCCCATCGCGATGGAAGGGGCGCTGAAGCTGAAAGAGATCTCTTATATTCATGCTGAAGCCTATGCCGCCGGTGAGTTGAAACACGGTCCGCTGGCGTTGATCGACGCCGATATGCCGGTGGTGGTGGTGGCGCCCAACAATGAGCTGCTGGAAAAACTGAAATCCAATATTGAAGAGGTTCGCGCCCGCGGCGGCGAACTGTACGTCTTTGCTGATGAAGACGCCGGATTTGCCGGTAGCGAAAATATGAAAATTATTCCGCTGCCGCACATTGAAGAAGTGATCGCGCCGATTTTCTATACGGTGCCGTTGCAACTGCTGGCTTACCATGTCGCCCTGATCAAAGGTACCGATGTCGATCAGCCGCGTAATCTGGCCAAGTCTGTAACGGTGGAATAAGCCGATAAGCGAAAATACATAAAAAGTCCGGCAAAGTATCGCCGGACTTTTTTTATTGGCTTGATAACTTATTTGGCCGGCAGAAAAGAAATATCCATGTAGTATTTTTTTTCGTTGTTTCTGTCAACGTAAACGGTCACGGTATCGCGGTTAATATCGTGCTCCGGGTTGTAAAAGATATTGGTGCTGTAAAAGGTTTTCGTTTGATTGGCGCTGTCGGTAAATTGGGCGACGATCCGGTATGGGTGGACGCCGTTCACTTTCAGCATGCTATTTTGCCGTACTTCGGTTATTTTCGCTGTTATGGGGTTGCCGGTGCGCTTGAGCGTTTCGCCCATGGCTTGCTTTCTGCGGATCAGATAAAGCGGCACGCACCCGACAAGTATAAAGGTCAGCCCCATGATAGCCATCATAAAGGGGGCGAAATAAAACAGGAAAGTCGACTGAGGATTAATTTTTGCGTTACCGGGGTTGTCCGGATCGTACAGTACGTCAACTACTTCACCGTAACTGTCGGCATAGCTGCTGCTGCCCATGTCGGAACGAAAGGTTATCTTTTTTCCATCGGGGCCAAAGAAACCGACGATAGGATAATAAGATGAGGACTCTGATGAAGATGAGGATTTCTTTACGCTGCGATCGAGGTCGACGATCACGCCTTTAGCACTGACGGCGCTTTGCTTGAACTTGTAATCCTTGATGAAAAGATACCCGCTCCCGCCCAAAATCATCATACCGATCACCAAAAAACA
This window encodes:
- the glmS gene encoding glutamine--fructose-6-phosphate transaminase (isomerizing) is translated as MCGIVGAVAQRDIAEILLEGLRRLEYRGYDSAGLAVVNSEGQVARLRRLGKVQILAQAAEEHALNGGTGIAHTRWATHGEPSEANAHPHVSENILIVHNGIIENHEPLRELMIERGYHFVSETDTEVVAHLIHFEQKQGGSLVEVVKRVIPQLRGAYGMVVLDSRDPSVLVAARSGSPLVIGRGMGENFIASDQLALLPVTRRFIFLEEGDVAEITRRDVRIFDKSGNLAEREEIESKVNYDAGDKGAYRHYMQKEIYEQPMAIKNTLEGRFSHGEVNLSELGPKADELLSKVQHVQIIACGTSYNSGMVSRYWFEALAGVPCDVEIASEFRYRKPAVRQNSLMITLSQSGETADTLAALRLSKELGYLGSLAICNVAGSSLVRESDLSLMTKAGVEIGVASTKAFTTQLTVLLMLVARIGRLRGMDAQVEHGIVHSLQALPARIEQMLSQDKLIESLAEGFSDKHHALFLGRGDQYPIAMEGALKLKEISYIHAEAYAAGELKHGPLALIDADMPVVVVAPNNELLEKLKSNIEEVRARGGELYVFADEDAGFAGSENMKIIPLPHIEEVIAPIFYTVPLQLLAYHVALIKGTDVDQPRNLAKSVTVE
- a CDS encoding DUF3592 domain-containing protein, coding for MKKVLMCFLVIGMMILGGSGYLFIKDYKFKQSAVSAKGVIVDLDRSVKKSSSSSESSSYYPIVGFFGPDGKKITFRSDMGSSSYADSYGEVVDVLYDPDNPGNAKINPQSTFLFYFAPFMMAIMGLTFILVGCVPLYLIRRKQAMGETLKRTGNPITAKITEVRQNSMLKVNGVHPYRIVAQFTDSANQTKTFYSTNIFYNPEHDINRDTVTVYVDRNNEKKYYMDISFLPAK